The Salegentibacter mishustinae genome includes a window with the following:
- a CDS encoding exonuclease SbcCD subunit D C-terminal domain-containing protein, with translation MKILHTADWHIGKKLHKHSLQPDFDLFIDWLCNCISENEVKVLLVSGDVFDLANPSSEARQQYFKALMKLKRLDCKIILTGGNHDSPTMLNAPQEVLRELDIHIIGGLPNELSECIVPIKNDKNENEILVAALPYLRDADLRTASQGNSYEDRLEALRKGIQQTFLDTAEICKSQFPEIPTIAMGHLFAAGAETSESERDIQIGNQAAFNALQFGDYYNYIALGHIHKPQRVNAATPTFYSGSPIPLSFSERTNKNRILLLDTETGWEPKSIEIPSFRELLKITGTLEKLQQKLMELQAREGLASLIEIEMQEDNFDANKIYELDQLVDNFKVEGYEIVKHRASFENKISGSGELYEEKQQLEDLQPLDVFQKLVDKQEEDEETRKELMSAFNEILEEVHQSKKA, from the coding sequence ATGAAAATTCTGCATACTGCCGATTGGCATATTGGTAAAAAACTGCATAAACATAGTTTACAACCCGATTTTGACCTTTTTATAGATTGGCTTTGCAATTGTATTTCGGAAAATGAAGTAAAGGTTTTATTGGTGTCGGGAGATGTTTTTGATCTTGCAAATCCTTCTTCGGAAGCAAGGCAGCAATATTTTAAAGCTTTGATGAAACTGAAGCGACTAGACTGCAAGATAATTCTAACCGGTGGTAATCACGATTCTCCTACTATGCTTAATGCCCCACAGGAAGTATTACGCGAATTAGATATTCATATTATTGGCGGTTTACCAAACGAACTTTCAGAATGTATTGTTCCTATTAAAAATGATAAAAATGAAAACGAAATTCTTGTCGCCGCTCTCCCCTATCTTCGGGATGCCGATTTAAGAACTGCCAGCCAGGGAAATTCCTACGAAGACCGGCTGGAAGCTTTGCGAAAAGGAATTCAGCAAACATTTTTAGATACCGCTGAAATTTGTAAATCTCAATTCCCTGAAATTCCAACGATCGCTATGGGGCATCTTTTTGCTGCCGGCGCAGAAACCTCAGAAAGTGAACGCGACATTCAAATTGGCAACCAGGCAGCTTTTAATGCGCTTCAGTTTGGAGATTATTATAATTATATCGCACTTGGCCACATTCACAAACCACAAAGGGTAAATGCAGCTACTCCTACTTTTTACAGCGGCTCCCCTATTCCACTTTCATTTAGTGAGCGTACTAATAAAAACCGTATTCTTCTATTGGATACAGAGACCGGTTGGGAACCAAAAAGTATAGAAATTCCGAGTTTTAGAGAATTATTGAAAATTACTGGAACTCTGGAAAAACTTCAGCAAAAATTAATGGAGCTCCAGGCTCGGGAAGGACTGGCTTCTTTAATTGAAATTGAAATGCAAGAAGATAATTTTGACGCTAATAAAATCTATGAACTGGATCAGTTAGTCGATAATTTTAAAGTTGAAGGTTACGAGATTGTAAAGCATCGCGCCAGTTTTGAAAATAAGATTAGTGGTAGCGGCGAACTCTATGAGGAAAAACAACAATTGGAAGATCTGCAACCTTTAGATGTTTTTCAAAAATTGGTAGATAAGCAGGAAGAAGATGAGGAAACCCGCAAGGAAT